A single Mycolicibacterium cosmeticum DNA region contains:
- a CDS encoding ATP-binding cassette domain-containing protein, giving the protein MSELLTVTDLVVEYPNGNGVFRALDAVSFTVQRGTTLAVVGESGCGKSTLAKAIVRLLTPTSGRIVFDGTDIAALSERALRPLRSRIQMVFQDPYGSLDPHLDAVDIVAEPLRLQGISSRAARRQRAAELIDRVGLPSTALHRKPAEFSGGQRQRIGIARALASGPDLLVCDEATSALDVSVQAQVLGLLREIKRDTGLTYLFITHNLGVVREISDSIIVMRGGAIVEQGASAEVLAHPQQSYTRALRAAALDPTAMVGVKPRNVLRINQEQGVA; this is encoded by the coding sequence ATGAGCGAGCTCTTGACGGTGACGGACCTGGTCGTCGAATACCCCAACGGCAACGGCGTGTTCCGCGCGCTCGACGCCGTCAGCTTCACCGTGCAGCGCGGCACCACCCTGGCCGTCGTCGGGGAGTCGGGTTGCGGCAAGTCGACCCTGGCAAAGGCCATCGTCCGCCTGCTCACCCCGACGTCGGGCCGGATCGTGTTCGACGGCACCGATATAGCGGCGCTGTCCGAGCGCGCCCTGCGGCCGCTGCGGTCGCGCATCCAGATGGTGTTCCAGGACCCGTACGGATCGCTGGACCCGCACCTGGATGCCGTCGACATCGTCGCCGAACCGCTACGCCTGCAGGGCATCAGCAGCCGTGCCGCGCGCCGGCAGCGGGCCGCGGAACTGATCGACCGGGTGGGGTTGCCCTCGACGGCGCTGCACCGCAAGCCCGCCGAGTTCTCCGGCGGACAGCGGCAACGCATCGGGATCGCCCGCGCCCTGGCCAGTGGACCCGACCTGCTGGTCTGCGACGAGGCGACCAGCGCACTGGACGTGTCGGTTCAGGCGCAGGTGCTCGGCCTGCTGCGCGAGATCAAACGCGACACCGGCCTGACCTACCTGTTCATCACGCACAATCTCGGGGTGGTGCGCGAAATCAGTGACAGCATCATCGTGATGCGGGGCGGCGCCATCGTCGAGCAAGGCGCGAGCGCCGAAGTGCTCGCGCATCCGCAGCAGTCCTACACCCGCGCTTTGCGCGCGGCGGCGCTGGACCCGACCGCCATGGTCGGCGTCAAACCACGAAACGTATTGCGTATCAACCAGGAACAGGGAGTCGCATAG
- a CDS encoding aldo/keto reductase: MSDLQLSPLVLGTMTFGDTVDTVGAQRMFDAALDAGITHVDTANGYAGGETERILSGLLKERRDRVTLATKAGMPHPDAGGHAPLSAAGLRASIEGSLSRLGTDHVELFYLHQPDRDTPLAETLSTVAELVKEGKIGALGVSNYAAWQIGEINHLADEVGAPRPLVAQQLYNLLARRIEDEYAEFAAVTGLTTMVYNPLGGGLLTGRHTFDADPADGRFGTSRLAQMYKQRYWNTAIFEAIEALSVISEKAGVPLTELALRWLLSKPVTGPILLGGSKVGHLQANIAVLAKGPLPADVVEACDDVGAALRGPMPNYNR; the protein is encoded by the coding sequence GTGTCCGACCTGCAGTTGTCCCCGCTCGTCCTGGGCACGATGACCTTCGGCGACACCGTCGATACCGTGGGCGCCCAACGGATGTTCGACGCGGCATTGGATGCGGGTATCACCCACGTCGACACCGCCAACGGGTACGCGGGCGGCGAGACCGAACGCATCCTGTCCGGGCTGCTCAAGGAGCGGCGGGACCGGGTCACCCTGGCCACCAAGGCCGGGATGCCGCACCCGGATGCGGGCGGGCACGCGCCGCTGTCGGCCGCCGGATTGCGTGCCAGCATCGAAGGCAGCCTGTCCCGTCTGGGCACCGACCACGTCGAGTTGTTCTACCTGCATCAACCCGACCGCGACACACCGCTGGCCGAAACCCTGTCCACCGTCGCCGAATTGGTGAAGGAAGGCAAGATCGGCGCGTTGGGGGTGTCCAACTACGCGGCGTGGCAGATCGGCGAGATCAACCACCTCGCCGACGAGGTGGGGGCGCCGCGGCCGCTGGTCGCCCAACAGCTCTACAACCTGCTGGCGCGCCGGATCGAGGACGAGTACGCGGAGTTCGCCGCGGTCACCGGGTTGACCACCATGGTGTACAACCCGCTCGGAGGTGGATTGCTGACCGGGCGGCACACGTTCGACGCCGACCCCGCCGACGGACGGTTCGGAACGTCCCGGTTGGCCCAGATGTACAAGCAGCGCTACTGGAACACTGCGATTTTCGAGGCGATCGAGGCACTGTCGGTGATCTCCGAGAAGGCCGGTGTGCCGCTGACCGAACTGGCGCTGCGCTGGCTGCTGTCCAAGCCGGTGACCGGGCCGATCCTGCTCGGCGGCTCGAAAGTCGGCCATCTGCAAGCCAATATCGCGGTGCTGGCGAAGGGACCGCTGCCCGCCGACGTGGTGGAAGCCTGTGATGATGTGGGTGCGGCACTGCGCGGCCCGATGCCGAACTACAACCGATAG
- a CDS encoding HpcH/HpaI aldolase family protein, with translation MSAHEFAARLRRRERILGYWSVLDCPVAHEWLAHVGWDYLALDLQHGLIGYSGMLAGLTAIDAAGGPVGLVRVEANDPTPIGRALDAGAAGVIVPLVNTADEAAAAVAAATYPPNGIRSYGPMRSQLRIGPLPADADRDTVVLAMIETPRGLAEVAEICAVPGLDGVYVGPSDLRLAVGGAHSNDPAVADEFEAALQKVREAAAAAGIAAGIHTPDGATAARRLAQGFTFASVASDVTHLKAVSAGHLKDALGG, from the coding sequence ATGAGCGCACACGAATTCGCCGCCCGGCTGCGCCGCCGGGAACGCATCCTGGGTTACTGGTCGGTGCTGGACTGTCCCGTCGCGCACGAGTGGCTGGCGCACGTCGGCTGGGACTACCTGGCCCTGGACCTGCAGCACGGGCTGATCGGCTACTCCGGCATGCTGGCCGGCCTGACGGCCATCGACGCCGCGGGCGGGCCGGTGGGGCTGGTCCGCGTCGAAGCCAACGATCCGACCCCGATCGGGCGGGCGCTGGATGCCGGGGCCGCCGGGGTGATCGTCCCGCTCGTCAACACCGCCGACGAGGCCGCGGCCGCCGTGGCCGCGGCGACCTACCCGCCCAACGGAATCCGCTCCTACGGTCCGATGCGCTCCCAACTGCGGATCGGGCCGCTGCCCGCCGACGCCGACCGGGACACCGTCGTGCTGGCGATGATCGAGACCCCGCGCGGCCTGGCCGAGGTGGCCGAGATCTGCGCCGTGCCCGGCCTGGACGGCGTCTACGTCGGCCCGTCGGATCTGCGGCTGGCCGTCGGTGGTGCGCACTCCAACGACCCCGCCGTCGCCGACGAGTTCGAGGCCGCCCTGCAGAAGGTGCGCGAGGCCGCCGCGGCGGCCGGTATCGCCGCGGGCATCCACACCCCCGACGGGGCGACCGCGGCACGACGGCTGGCCCAGGGCTTCACCTTCGCCTCGGTCGCCTCGGACGTCACCCACCTCAAGGCGGTCTCGGCCGGGCATCTCAAGGACGCGCTGGGCGGGTAG
- a CDS encoding PPOX class F420-dependent oxidoreductase: protein MTASTPETFDPHALLAEARLGVLATIKANGLPQLSPVTPFYDRAAGVIYVSMTDGRAKTANLRRDPRAALEVTSADGWAWATAEGAVTLTGPGTDPDGPEVAALVDYYRAAAGEHPDWDEYRSVMVSDRRVLMALRVQRVYGEKLR, encoded by the coding sequence GTGACCGCTTCCACACCCGAGACCTTCGATCCGCATGCCCTGCTCGCCGAAGCCCGGCTCGGCGTGCTGGCCACCATCAAGGCCAACGGCCTCCCACAGCTGTCCCCGGTGACGCCGTTCTACGACCGAGCGGCCGGCGTCATCTACGTCTCGATGACCGACGGCCGGGCCAAGACCGCCAACCTGCGCCGGGACCCTCGGGCGGCGCTGGAGGTGACCAGTGCCGACGGCTGGGCCTGGGCCACCGCCGAGGGCGCGGTGACGCTGACCGGCCCGGGCACCGATCCGGACGGACCGGAGGTGGCCGCGCTGGTCGACTACTACCGTGCCGCGGCCGGGGAACACCCGGACTGGGACGAGTACCGGTCGGTGATGGTGTCCGACCGGCGCGTGCTGATGGCGCTGCGGGTGCAGCGCGTGTACGGCGAGAAGCTGCGCTGA
- a CDS encoding SRPBCC family protein: MHVTSQATVAAPIDTVWATLTDHVGMASWVPGLSVSLGRPGSPEPNGVGAVRRIKTPGPGPDIVEEVVTFEAPHVFGYKALSGTPFPGYTGKVRLTPVGTGTRIDYTVASTASFPLVKAPLAVIAQVLLRLLVRAASRA, encoded by the coding sequence ATGCATGTGACATCGCAGGCGACCGTGGCCGCACCGATCGACACGGTGTGGGCCACCCTCACCGATCACGTCGGGATGGCGTCCTGGGTGCCGGGCCTCAGCGTCAGTTTGGGCCGGCCCGGCTCGCCCGAACCCAACGGGGTCGGCGCCGTCCGGCGGATCAAGACGCCGGGGCCGGGGCCCGATATCGTCGAGGAGGTCGTCACCTTCGAGGCGCCGCACGTGTTCGGTTACAAGGCGCTGTCCGGGACGCCGTTTCCCGGCTACACCGGTAAGGTGCGGTTGACGCCGGTGGGCACCGGCACCCGCATCGACTACACCGTCGCGTCCACGGCCTCGTTCCCGTTGGTCAAGGCGCCCCTCGCGGTGATCGCGCAGGTGTTGCTGCGGTTGCTGGTGCGGGCAGCGTCGCGCGCCTGA
- a CDS encoding ABC transporter substrate-binding protein, with amino-acid sequence MIAITGTRLVRIAVAFASVITVAVSTACSAGLGGPASSRAAQDGVIRFTFAPDPIWDYMHDTGVIEQWERDTGYSIETSATWDEFGLFAGGHADIISSASFEVPALEEQTRRETVIIGRYNAERSRILVRADDPARSLEDLRGRRLGVFTTVSGTLVWSALVQQMHGMNLVDAGERPSDFDVVVADIQNLSNLVARGEIDACICYPDLSARELRNGSVRPLYEGKSSADLFAELKAPGHDGPMGNVFVARKDWVDGHPGEVSAFLDLWDRGLAEWQAHRDDMIERYPQHFAVASEEDIAFMKDYVAQHDWVVDEVRFGQKWADDESSIFDLMRSTGVIAGDTADPQFLPTEGVRQ; translated from the coding sequence GTGATCGCCATCACAGGAACTCGACTTGTCAGGATCGCCGTTGCGTTCGCATCGGTCATCACCGTCGCCGTGTCCACGGCGTGCTCGGCCGGACTCGGTGGGCCGGCCTCGTCGCGAGCGGCGCAGGACGGCGTCATCCGGTTCACCTTCGCGCCGGACCCGATCTGGGACTACATGCACGACACCGGCGTGATCGAGCAATGGGAACGCGATACCGGCTATTCCATCGAAACCAGCGCCACCTGGGACGAATTCGGGCTGTTCGCCGGCGGGCACGCCGACATCATCTCGTCGGCCTCCTTCGAGGTGCCCGCGCTGGAGGAACAGACCCGGCGCGAGACCGTCATCATCGGTCGCTACAACGCCGAACGCAGCCGCATCCTGGTTCGTGCCGACGACCCCGCCCGCTCACTGGAGGATCTACGGGGCCGCCGGCTCGGTGTGTTCACCACGGTCTCGGGCACGTTGGTGTGGAGCGCGCTGGTCCAGCAGATGCACGGTATGAACCTCGTCGACGCCGGCGAGCGGCCCAGCGATTTCGACGTGGTGGTCGCCGACATCCAGAACCTGTCGAACCTGGTGGCGCGCGGCGAGATCGACGCCTGTATCTGCTATCCCGACCTGTCCGCGCGCGAGCTGCGCAACGGCTCGGTGCGCCCGCTGTACGAGGGCAAGTCGTCAGCCGACCTGTTCGCCGAACTCAAGGCGCCCGGGCACGACGGCCCGATGGGCAACGTCTTCGTCGCGCGCAAGGACTGGGTGGACGGGCATCCCGGCGAGGTGTCGGCATTCCTGGACCTGTGGGACCGCGGGCTGGCCGAATGGCAGGCGCACCGCGACGACATGATCGAGCGGTATCCGCAGCACTTCGCCGTCGCCTCCGAAGAGGACATCGCGTTCATGAAGGACTATGTGGCCCAACATGACTGGGTGGTCGACGAAGTCCGCTTCGGTCAGAAGTGGGCCGACGACGAGAGCTCGATCTTCGACCTGATGCGCAGCACCGGCGTCATCGCTGGCGATACCGCCGATCCGCAGTTCCTGCCCACCGAAGGAGTCCGCCAGTGA
- a CDS encoding ABC transporter permease produces MTQTFPDAQVRPAAPAARRPVRVPLQHRRWLVSGLALLSALALWELAAVIVDDPILPDPADVADRVIGIVVSGEAFTNFAASIGKIAAGFAIAMVTGLIIGFAMGRSPFMTAYFSLPLFVLGNMPGLTYAVFGLLIFGVGAGGPIVVSALVATPFIAINVAEGVRSVDGKLLAMCAAFQRNRTDILRHLYLPALTTFVFAGVRYGFAMAWKVEALTEVFGASNGVGFMIRKAYQEFQVADMLAWTALFIVTMVLIERGLAHLETRFFAWRKEIA; encoded by the coding sequence GTGACCCAGACCTTCCCGGACGCACAGGTCCGGCCGGCAGCGCCCGCCGCCCGGCGTCCCGTCCGCGTGCCGCTGCAACACCGGCGCTGGCTGGTCTCCGGCCTGGCGCTGCTGTCCGCGCTCGCGCTGTGGGAGCTGGCCGCGGTGATCGTCGACGACCCGATCCTGCCCGACCCCGCCGATGTGGCCGACCGGGTGATCGGCATCGTCGTCTCGGGCGAGGCGTTCACCAATTTCGCCGCCAGCATCGGCAAGATCGCGGCCGGCTTCGCCATCGCGATGGTGACCGGTCTGATCATCGGATTCGCCATGGGGCGTTCACCATTCATGACGGCCTACTTTTCACTGCCGCTGTTCGTCCTGGGCAACATGCCCGGCCTGACCTACGCGGTGTTCGGCCTGCTCATCTTCGGTGTCGGTGCCGGCGGACCGATCGTGGTGTCGGCTTTGGTGGCCACTCCCTTCATCGCGATCAACGTGGCCGAGGGAGTGCGGTCGGTGGACGGCAAGCTGCTCGCCATGTGCGCTGCCTTCCAGCGCAACCGCACCGACATCCTGCGCCACCTCTACCTGCCGGCGCTGACCACCTTCGTATTCGCCGGTGTCCGTTACGGATTCGCCATGGCCTGGAAGGTCGAGGCCCTCACCGAGGTGTTCGGTGCCAGCAATGGCGTCGGATTCATGATCCGCAAGGCCTACCAGGAATTCCAGGTGGCCGACATGCTGGCCTGGACCGCGCTGTTCATCGTCACGATGGTGCTGATCGAACGCGGCCTGGCCCACCTGGAAACCCGGTTCTTCGCATGGCGCAAGGAGATCGCATGA
- a CDS encoding ABC transporter permease, protein MTTVTLRQLRGQSTTAAAVLAAVATIVGAWQLAVLVGNRVPSLSESIGRLGSEAAIGELWTNLAISMNRFLLGLVAALVVGAAIGVLMGLSRVADLAFSDLNAAALAIPAVIWALLTTMWFGFGWLTPVVTVFLSGLPFVIVNIAKATRAVPAELVLMARAFGVPRTRVLREIVAPAVAGSTVAAVRFAIMSAWNGLLLAEWFGSTSGVGWRSRYWYDANQLDGFLAWVLVFILLLVIADLLILGPIERYATRWRTA, encoded by the coding sequence ATGACCACCGTGACCCTTCGACAGCTGCGGGGCCAGAGCACCACGGCCGCAGCGGTTCTGGCAGCCGTCGCCACCATCGTCGGAGCCTGGCAACTGGCCGTGCTGGTCGGTAACCGGGTGCCCTCACTGTCTGAGAGCATCGGCCGGTTGGGGTCCGAAGCCGCCATCGGCGAACTGTGGACCAACCTGGCCATCAGCATGAACCGGTTCCTGCTCGGGTTGGTCGCCGCGCTGGTCGTGGGCGCCGCGATCGGCGTCCTGATGGGGCTGTCCCGGGTCGCCGATCTCGCGTTCTCCGATCTGAATGCCGCCGCCCTGGCGATCCCCGCCGTGATCTGGGCGCTGCTGACCACGATGTGGTTCGGATTCGGCTGGCTGACCCCGGTGGTGACGGTGTTCCTGTCCGGATTGCCGTTCGTCATCGTCAACATCGCCAAGGCGACCAGGGCGGTGCCCGCCGAACTGGTACTGATGGCGCGGGCATTCGGGGTCCCCCGGACCCGCGTGCTGCGTGAGATCGTCGCCCCCGCCGTCGCCGGATCCACCGTGGCGGCAGTGCGTTTCGCGATCATGAGCGCCTGGAACGGCCTGCTGCTCGCCGAATGGTTCGGCTCCACCTCCGGGGTCGGCTGGCGGTCCCGCTACTGGTATGACGCCAACCAGCTCGACGGCTTTCTGGCCTGGGTGCTGGTGTTCATTCTGCTGCTCGTGATCGCCGACCTGCTGATCCTCGGACCCATCGAGCGGTACGCCACCCGCTGGCGCACCGCCTGA
- a CDS encoding ABC transporter ATP-binding protein — MATIEIRDLVKEYTDRGGNVTRVIDKVDLTISGETFVSVVGPSGSGKTTLLNIVSGIETLTSGSVGLRSGADEARVGYVFQDPRLLPWRTVMANLGFVQHERDGWQQRAEHYLNLVGLGHCANRFPGQLSGGQQQRIGIARAFAVEPDVLLMDEPFSHLDAMTSRTLREHLERIWLESRRTVMFVTHDVTEAVQLSDRIVVLAPGGRIHEIIDVDLPRPRKASDPAVAVLQAEVLARFETLEAMASAHYV; from the coding sequence ATGGCCACCATCGAAATCCGGGACCTCGTCAAGGAATACACCGACCGGGGCGGGAACGTCACGCGCGTCATCGACAAGGTCGACCTGACCATCTCCGGCGAGACCTTCGTCTCAGTCGTCGGACCTTCCGGCAGCGGTAAGACCACATTGCTCAACATCGTCTCCGGCATCGAGACGCTGACCTCGGGCAGCGTGGGGTTGCGCTCCGGGGCCGATGAGGCCCGGGTCGGCTACGTGTTCCAGGATCCGCGGCTCCTGCCGTGGCGCACCGTGATGGCCAACCTCGGCTTCGTCCAGCACGAACGCGACGGCTGGCAGCAGCGTGCCGAGCACTACCTGAACCTGGTCGGATTGGGCCACTGCGCCAACCGGTTTCCCGGCCAGCTCTCGGGCGGCCAGCAGCAGCGCATCGGCATCGCCCGGGCCTTCGCCGTCGAACCCGACGTCCTGCTGATGGACGAACCGTTCAGCCACCTCGACGCCATGACCTCGCGCACGTTGCGGGAGCACCTGGAGCGGATCTGGCTGGAATCGCGGCGCACCGTCATGTTCGTCACCCATGACGTCACCGAGGCGGTGCAGCTATCGGACCGGATCGTGGTGCTGGCCCCCGGCGGACGGATCCACGAGATCATCGACGTCGACCTGCCCCGGCCGCGTAAGGCATCCGACCCCGCGGTGGCGGTGCTGCAGGCGGAGGTGCTGGCCCGATTCGAGACACTCGAGGCGATGGCCTCCGCCCACTACGTCTAG
- the lipE gene encoding lipase LipE, with product MTTTTPLDGRIRVPADLDEVTDRAPEDHSDIDPRAVERIWDKARHWYQAGMQPAIQVCLRHRGKVVLNRAIGHGWGNGPADPVDAEKIPVRTDTPFCVYSAAKAITTTVAHMLVERGTFALDDRVCEYLPSYTSHGKDRTTIRHVLTHSAGIPFATGPKPDLRRMDDSEYAREMLGRMKPVYRPGLVHIYHGLTWGPLMREIISAATGRSVRDILRDEILAPLQFRWTNYGVAPEDVPLVAPSHVTGKPLPPPIARAFKLAVGGTPQQIIPLSNTPEFLTGVVPSSNTVSTADELSRFAEMLCRGGELDGVRIMRPETLRAATRQARRLRPDLATGLAPMRWGTGYMLGSKRFGPFGRDAASAFGHTGLTDIAVWADPERALSVAVVSSGKPSGHPEAKRYPALLDTINAEIPRV from the coding sequence ATGACGACCACCACCCCACTCGACGGCCGGATCCGGGTACCCGCCGATCTCGACGAGGTGACCGACCGCGCGCCCGAAGACCACTCCGATATCGATCCCCGTGCGGTGGAACGGATCTGGGACAAGGCCCGGCACTGGTATCAGGCCGGGATGCAGCCCGCGATCCAGGTCTGCCTGCGTCATCGCGGCAAGGTGGTGCTCAACCGCGCCATCGGGCACGGCTGGGGCAACGGTCCCGCCGATCCCGTTGACGCCGAGAAGATCCCGGTCCGCACCGACACCCCGTTCTGCGTGTACTCGGCCGCCAAGGCGATCACCACCACCGTGGCCCACATGCTGGTGGAGCGTGGCACGTTCGCGCTGGACGACCGCGTCTGCGAGTACCTGCCCAGTTACACCAGCCACGGCAAGGACCGCACCACCATCCGGCATGTGCTCACCCACAGCGCGGGTATCCCGTTCGCCACCGGCCCGAAGCCCGACCTGCGGCGCATGGACGACAGCGAGTACGCCCGCGAGATGCTGGGCAGGATGAAACCGGTCTACCGGCCGGGTTTGGTGCACATCTACCACGGGCTGACCTGGGGCCCGCTGATGCGCGAGATCATCTCGGCGGCCACCGGTCGCAGCGTCCGCGACATCCTGCGCGACGAGATCCTCGCCCCGCTGCAATTCCGGTGGACCAACTATGGCGTTGCGCCCGAGGACGTTCCGCTGGTGGCACCCAGCCACGTGACCGGCAAGCCGCTGCCCCCGCCGATCGCCAGGGCATTCAAGCTCGCCGTCGGCGGGACACCGCAGCAGATCATCCCGCTGTCGAACACACCCGAGTTCCTGACCGGTGTCGTCCCGTCGTCGAACACCGTCTCCACCGCCGACGAGTTGTCCCGGTTCGCCGAGATGCTCTGCCGCGGCGGCGAACTCGACGGCGTACGGATCATGCGGCCGGAAACCCTGCGCGCCGCGACCCGGCAGGCGCGCCGCCTGCGACCCGACCTGGCGACCGGCCTGGCGCCGATGCGGTGGGGCACCGGGTACATGCTCGGGTCCAAGCGGTTCGGGCCCTTCGGGCGGGACGCGGCGAGCGCGTTCGGGCACACCGGGCTGACCGATATCGCCGTGTGGGCCGATCCCGAGCGGGCCCTGTCGGTGGCCGTGGTCAGCAGCGGAAAGCCCAGTGGTCACCCCGAGGCCAAGCGTTACCCCGCGCTGCTGGACACCATCAACGCCGAGATCCCGCGGGTCTAG
- a CDS encoding peroxynitrite isomerase: MPDLHPAVAVLAPLLGTWAGPGAGEYPTIEPFGYLETVTFGHVGKPFLTYSQRTKAADDGRPLHAETGYVRVPAPGRVEFLLAHPTGIVEVLEGSLDAEPLRIDVTATTIGRSASAKEVTALARSFALTDDELSYTVQMGAVGQPLQHHLSATLRRQS; encoded by the coding sequence GTGCCCGATCTTCATCCCGCAGTCGCCGTCCTGGCTCCCCTGCTCGGCACCTGGGCCGGACCCGGCGCGGGTGAATACCCGACCATCGAGCCGTTCGGCTATCTGGAGACCGTCACGTTCGGCCACGTCGGCAAGCCCTTCCTGACGTACTCCCAGCGCACCAAGGCCGCCGACGACGGCCGGCCGCTGCACGCCGAGACCGGGTACGTCCGGGTGCCGGCACCGGGCCGGGTGGAGTTCCTGCTCGCGCATCCGACCGGCATCGTGGAGGTGCTGGAGGGTTCCCTCGACGCCGAGCCACTGCGGATCGACGTCACCGCCACCACCATCGGCCGGTCGGCCTCCGCCAAAGAGGTGACGGCACTGGCCCGTTCGTTCGCACTGACCGATGACGAGCTGAGCTACACCGTGCAGATGGGTGCCGTGGGGCAACCGCTGCAGCACCACCTGTCGGCGACCCTGCGGAGGCAGTCATGA
- a CDS encoding aspartate aminotransferase family protein, translating into MTVTEESTLLPNGLTVEAARAEAARAFELDRKHVFHSWSAQAEIAPMTITASQGSYVWDGDGNRLLDFSSQLVNTNIGHQHPKVVAAIAEQAAKLCTVAPQHANAARSEAARLIAERTPGELDKIFFTNGGADAVEHAVRMARLHTGRYKVLSRYRAYHGGTETAINLTGDPRRWPNDHGNAGVVHFFGPFLYRSQFHATTEAEESQRALEYLDQLIQLEGPSTIAAIILESIPGTAGIMVPPPGYIAGVREICDRYGIVFIADEVMAGFGRSGKWFSINHFDVVPDLMTFAKGVNSGYVPLGGVAISPAIYETFAHRAYPGGLTYSGHPLATAAAVATINAMADEGMVDNAARIGTEVIGPGLAELAAKHRSVGEVRGAGVFWAVELVKDQQTREPLAPYGGSSPAMNSVIAACKAGGLLPFANFNRIHVVPPCNVSADEVREGLAILDSALDVADAAL; encoded by the coding sequence ATGACTGTCACCGAAGAGTCGACCCTGCTGCCCAACGGTCTGACCGTCGAGGCCGCGCGCGCCGAGGCCGCCCGCGCCTTCGAACTGGATCGCAAGCATGTGTTCCACTCCTGGTCCGCCCAGGCCGAGATCGCTCCGATGACGATCACCGCGTCACAGGGGTCCTACGTGTGGGACGGCGACGGCAACCGCCTGCTCGACTTCTCCTCACAGCTGGTGAACACCAACATCGGGCATCAGCACCCCAAAGTGGTTGCCGCCATTGCCGAACAGGCCGCCAAGCTCTGTACCGTCGCGCCGCAGCACGCCAACGCGGCGCGCTCGGAGGCCGCTCGGCTGATCGCCGAGCGCACCCCCGGTGAACTGGACAAGATCTTCTTCACCAACGGTGGCGCCGACGCCGTCGAGCACGCGGTGCGGATGGCCCGGCTGCACACCGGCCGATACAAGGTGCTGTCCCGGTACCGGGCCTACCACGGCGGCACCGAGACGGCGATCAACCTGACCGGTGACCCGCGGCGCTGGCCCAACGACCACGGCAACGCCGGGGTGGTGCACTTCTTCGGGCCGTTCCTATACCGCTCGCAGTTCCACGCCACCACCGAGGCCGAGGAGTCGCAGCGCGCGCTGGAGTATCTGGACCAGCTGATCCAGCTGGAGGGTCCGTCCACCATCGCCGCGATCATCCTGGAGTCCATCCCGGGCACCGCGGGCATCATGGTGCCGCCGCCCGGCTACATCGCCGGGGTGCGGGAGATCTGCGACCGCTACGGCATCGTGTTCATCGCCGACGAGGTGATGGCGGGCTTCGGACGTAGCGGAAAGTGGTTCTCCATCAACCACTTCGACGTGGTCCCCGACCTGATGACGTTCGCCAAGGGCGTCAACTCCGGCTACGTGCCGCTCGGTGGCGTGGCGATCAGCCCCGCCATCTACGAGACGTTCGCGCACCGGGCCTACCCGGGCGGGTTGACCTACTCCGGGCATCCGCTGGCCACCGCGGCCGCCGTCGCCACCATCAACGCGATGGCCGACGAGGGCATGGTGGACAACGCCGCCCGGATCGGCACCGAGGTCATCGGTCCCGGCCTGGCCGAACTGGCGGCCAAGCACCGCAGCGTCGGCGAGGTCCGCGGCGCCGGGGTGTTCTGGGCCGTGGAGTTGGTCAAGGACCAGCAGACCCGCGAGCCGCTGGCACCGTACGGCGGGTCCAGCCCGGCGATGAACTCCGTCATCGCCGCCTGCAAGGCCGGCGGCCTGCTGCCGTTCGCGAACTTCAACCGCATCCACGTCGTGCCGCCGTGCAACGTGTCCGCGGACGAGGTGCGCGAGGGTCTGGCGATCCTGGATTCCGCGCTGGACGTGGCGGACGCCGCGCTGTAG